From the Oligoflexus sp. genome, the window CGCTTGGCTTTTTGGTGCCGGTGCTGGCAAAGATCATTTCCTGGTCCAGCTTCACGCCTTTGTCAGCCCAGAACGCTTTATTCTTCGCCCAGATGCGTTTGGCGTTGACGATGCCGACCCAGCCCTGGCCCACGCCCAAAGCGGGGACATGCTCTTCGGTGTAAACATCAAGGCGCGAGACGAAGATACTGTAAACGCTCTTGAAGCGGTCGCGATTGGCAAGGCGCTGCGCCCCTCTCCAGACGGCTTCACGCGCTTTGTTGTACTGGGCTTCCGAGAAAATCAAGGTGACGTTCAAAGGCACGCCGGCTGCGGCCAGCTCTTCCAGAGCGTCGATGCCGGCAGGCGTTGCGGGCACCTTGATCATCCTGTTGGGATGGCCTTTCGACCAGTATTTGCCAAGCTCGATGTAGCGAGCCACGCGTTCTTTATGGGGAGGACCGAGTTTCAGGTCTTCCAAAAGGGGATCCACTTCAAAGCTCACGTAACCGTCATTGCCCTTCGTTGCTTCATAAACGGGCATGAACACGCGTTCCGCTTCGCTGACCAGATGATTGGTCACCGTCCACGCCACGTCTTCCGGAGATTTGCCTTCCTTGCGAAGCTCACGAATCATTCCATCCATGAGGCCGGTCTTGACGATGTTGGCGACGATGATGGGATTGGAAGTGGCGCCGGTTGCGCCCTGACTTTTGCTCAATTCAACAAGTTTCGGATCGATCGAGTCCAGCCACAGTTTGGTGCCGGTAGCGACCAAAGATTGCAGAGGTGCCGTCATAAGGTGAATCCTTTCGCTGGGTCACGGTTCGGGGCGGATGCTAACACAGGGACGGAATGCGGACAATGCCCTTAACCGGCGCTTTTCTGTCTCAAAAACCATTAGCTGCTTTAATGACCGAAGGGAAAGAAATTCCGTAAAACATAATAATATCATTGGCATATGAGGGTTTCTCAGTTCCCGCAGAAGAGTGCCGAATTGGAATTCATTAGTTAAGTTAATCCTACTCGGGAGTCGTCTCATGCTTGGTTATATTTGGAAAGCCGGATTGGTTCTTGGCCTTGGTCTGATGAGTCAATTTGCTTTTGCTGGCTCCAAGTGGGAATTGGTCAGCGAAAAGGACGGCATCAAAGTCTATCGCATGGAAGTTCCCGGCAGTCCCCTGGTCGCGTTTAAGGGCGTGAAGCTCATGCCTGTCCCCATCACCAAAGTCGCGCAGGTGATTTTGGATGAAGATACGGAAAAGAAAAAAGAGTGGATTGATATGATCATGGACTTCAAGATCGTCCAAAAAGGAACCTTCGAGTCCGTGACCTATTCCGCCTATGACCTGCCTTGGCCTTTGACGGATCGTGATTATGTGATCCAGAGCACCTTGAAAATCGACAATGAAGCCAACCAGGTCGTCGTGGAACTGAAATCAACCGAGCATGCCAAGGCCCCCAAAACCATAGGCGTGCGGGCCGAGCTGGTGCACAGTCTTTATAAGCTTGTTCCAAGACCAGGCCGCACCACCGAGGTCACCGTTGAAATCCAGACCGATCCCAAAGGGGATTTGCCCAAGTGGCTCGTGAACGTGATTCAAAAAGGTTGGCCTGCCAACACTCTGAAGAAGATGGAAACCCAGGCCTTGCGCCCGGATACGAAAGAGAATGATCTGATCAAGGCCAAATTCAAAGGCGCCAACGAACTGGCGAGACGCTAAGCAAAGACTTCGTTTTTCGTCGCCGTGAACGTGTTCTGCCAACACAAACATGGAGCCTCCTCCCCGGAGGCTCCTTTTTTTCTGCTATAATGGGTCTCTACCTTGAGGAGACACCCATGAAGCATCTCGGAATCAGCCTTCTCGTGCTTGGAAGCCTCACCGCGTGCGGCGAGAAAAGCGACGATAAAAACAGTGAATCGGGTACAACAATCACCGCAGGCTCTGGTCCCATTTCCGTTGCGGCCCTGGCCAAGCCCAGTGACCTCGGCACTCTTTCGCGCGCCGAGGTGATTCTGGCCATGGAATCCAATCGCGCGGATTTTTTGGCGACAGAAATTGAAGAACCTGAAGCCGAAGAGCCTGTCGAAGAAGAAGGCGATGTGGATTGCGCAGCTGCCCTTTCCACGGTCCAGGTGGTGGCGGAAGGCGATACCATGTCGGTGGATATCAACCTTGATATGACCGAATGTTTGAAGAAAGCCTGGTCCGAGGCTGGCGAAGGCGTGACGGCGAGCGTGACCAAGGCCGTGATGTCCTTTTATATTCGTCAGACCTGTGTGGGCGGTGACCTCAGCAGCTTCAACGGCAAAATGCTGGATGAAGTCGGCAATCCTCCCGAATGCGATAACAACAAAGTTCTGATGAATATGACCTCCGAAATGGTCGCGTCGATTTCCGGCAACGGTCAGAGCATGGATATCAATTCCAACTCGACGAATGTATTCGGTACAGACGCCAACGAACCCTGTCTTATGACGAAGACGGCCGATGGCTATGCTCAGGATGGATGCGTGGAGATTTTCAAAAGCGTCGGTCCTGAAGGCAATGGCGATAACGAATACACGAAGTATACGCACAACAGTCTGAAGTGGGTCGCTTCCCCCAACAATACCTGGTACACCTCGGGCAGCATCGCGGTGGACATGAATGATTGGGCCGGAGCGGTCACCTTCCGCGGTGCGGATATCAATCCGCTTTATACCATGGAATATGGCACCGAAAAGATCAACGGAACCTTGACCGTTCCTTCGGGTCTTTACTTCAAGAATTCACTGCAGCGCGCTGTGAAACGCAGCCTTCCCGATCTCAGAAAAATGCGCTAACGCGTGAGGCTGCCCTTCCCGGG encodes:
- a CDS encoding transaldolase family protein; the protein is MTAPLQSLVATGTKLWLDSIDPKLVELSKSQGATGATSNPIIVANIVKTGLMDGMIRELRKEGKSPEDVAWTVTNHLVSEAERVFMPVYEATKGNDGYVSFEVDPLLEDLKLGPPHKERVARYIELGKYWSKGHPNRMIKVPATPAGIDALEELAAAGVPLNVTLIFSEAQYNKAREAVWRGAQRLANRDRFKSVYSIFVSRLDVYTEEHVPALGVGQGWVGIVNAKRIWAKNKAFWADKGVKLDQEMIFASTGTKKPSDPKWKYVEAFAGSDIETNPPETNEAVAASGRSFTSKIAELPPKDVLDAIDKHVDFQKLEDFLMADGLKKFADPQKALLELISTK
- a CDS encoding START domain-containing protein, translating into MLGYIWKAGLVLGLGLMSQFAFAGSKWELVSEKDGIKVYRMEVPGSPLVAFKGVKLMPVPITKVAQVILDEDTEKKKEWIDMIMDFKIVQKGTFESVTYSAYDLPWPLTDRDYVIQSTLKIDNEANQVVVELKSTEHAKAPKTIGVRAELVHSLYKLVPRPGRTTEVTVEIQTDPKGDLPKWLVNVIQKGWPANTLKKMETQALRPDTKENDLIKAKFKGANELARR